The genomic window ctggcacagaggagccaccctgctccgtcgaccccatttgtctcctcctctttcgagggacgagctggaagatgtccgcatcctctgcttcgtcgtcggaAAGGGAGAAGATGGCTTGGCGccgtttgttggcagccggccgcttgccggcagctctggtcgatgcgtcctctgcaacctcgagtgccgcccagtggacatcttcggtcctggcgctggtctgggcggctgggtcggcaacttgcggccaatccacactaggggcggagacacgaacactgctgcccggttacgaccattactctgagaaacataaaggagacaacagtcaatttattgttacaacatgattctacagttacaaggaagcatcatttacctttgggggaggttgagccagcttgaaggcgtgctcgatgacgTTTAACCTGACATAGTTGGGATCGGCCAGATTGaacagctccccaatcctggccttgaacTTCTaccttgtcgagcgcctctttcctggtcctcgttggatctgcgcctccctggtactcgaagccaggatgaaccctcttctggcagggctggatcctttagctgatgaagttcccgaccacttCTCGAagatcgctctcctcggctacatgtgatttgtacttacatacagttgagagacatttctttagaccttgctataaggctcatacttcgccttccagtaagctcggggactacgtcggtacgatgcacctaccggtgcatctcgttttgcctgtacggcaattggattcttaacttcagcggaaattctttttagaccctggcaccacgtgcctgcgtcacctactaccaggctcggggactaagtaggcacacttcaccttgcggtgaatgtgtttgtttaatcgacccctgtgctttgaatgattgtgaggattattaatgtgctcggggactgtcccgaccactgctcgaatAATGATTTTCTTTGGCTATATGTGGTTTGTAcgcacatacagttgagagacatttctttagaccttgctacaaggctcatacttcgcattctagcaagctcggggactacgtcggtacgatgcacctgccggtgcatctcgttttgcctgtacggcaattgggtTCTTAActaaactaggaattctttttagaccctagcaccatgtgcctacgtcacctactaccaggctcagggactaagtgggcacacttcaccttgcggtgaatgtgtttgtttttcgacccctacgcctcttaTGTTCAatgacgctatgcttcaagaccacttacatttcttttcaaaaatacaagtgggcacacttctcaggacagaaatctttttcttttttcttaagagcacaatacattcttcggacaacctacttctccggtgatgacggtggtcagaggcgtcaaggactcaagccttacttgtcggagaaggttaaaatggcgtgtcgcggcataatacatgatgctcggggactagccgtgggggtattaacccctatacccttacggctaggcttgggccagcccggatcagtgggtttgGTCCatcaaaagacgacgcgtggcctggctaacctgttcggagtcccgcgtaaggagtcaaggcagatttggcgatcaagcaggatcctggtcggttagaataagaatccttatccggccacatatggcaattgtaactggctaggattagtttctagatctgtaaccctgccccccggactatataaggcgggcaggggacccctctaaaaaacatctctcattgacatacaacaatacaaatcagacgcaggacgtaggtattacgccttcttggcggccgaacctggataaaacctcgtgtctgtcttgcgtcaccgtcttgtttgaggcttgcgcatctatctaccgataatctactaccttgggcatacccctaggtagactgccgaccatatttcgtcgacagccgCGCTGCGGTTGCCGCCGTCACAGGCAGGCGGAAGAGGCGCGAGGATAGGCCAGCAATGGACGTAGGCCGCCGGCCGGCTCTAGCTGGGAGGAAGGGCCCGACCACAGGCACAAGCAGCTGCCGACGAGCTCTGACTAGGCGGGGGCGGGAATAAGGGAACGGCAAGGAGCTCTGGCCGGACGGGGGATGAAAAGAAGGGGCTGCCGGTGGAGGCGCCACGGGGGATGCGCGCGGGATGGAGGTGCCGCAGGGAGTGGGACAAGTCAACGACTACATatggagagttttttttttttaaaaaaaacaggtCCGGATGGGGCGACGCCCGTGGCACTCCCATCCCTACTGATCTTTTTTCCGTTTACATGCCCCGATACTAGTTGCTAATATATTTCTTCACTGGTGAAAGGCTCCTCTGATAAAATGAGATAAGTGATTGCTTGAATAAGATTTGAAAGGTTAAAGATGGTGTTGCGGAATTCACATCTACCCAGCGTATCCTTATATGCTTCCCAGAGGATTTTAGCATTTTTCTTGATGGTTGGAGACAAGAACTTCATTAGAAAATTTAAGGTGATCAGTGATAAGGGATTTTCCGTGTTTGATAGTTTCATTAACATGGAAGAACTTGGTGCCCACATCACCAAATTTCACCCATTTTACCTCCGGTAAACTGTCTACTAGTTAAATAGGGAGAGTAGCTTCATGTTATTATTTTTATATAGTTAAGATATAGCTAGTCAAGTATTCTCACTGCATCTAACCAAACAAAAAAATTTGGCTGATCCTATCATCAAACACACAACTTGAATGGCCATATCCCTGAAAACATGGATGCATCCTAAGCCAACCTTGCCATCAATCCAAACACACCCATAGTCATGGGGAAAACACAATAATAATCAATCAATCCTCGAGAGAGCGAGGTCTGATCAAATAGATAAGATGATGGTATCATATTGTCCCGGTCCTGACCAGCTCCCTTAACTCTAGTCCTCCATTGTTATTCTTGAGCATCATGATTCGTTCCGATCCCATCAAGGCATAGCAAATGCATGCATCCAGCCATGGAGTCAAATCAAGGCCACAAACAAGTCAGTCCCATGGTATTTTCCTGTGGATTGACCACTCCGACGGGTTCACGGTGGCGTCACCGCTGGAGGAGACAAGATCGAAGGGGGAGTCCTCAGCAAACTCCGTTGCAATAGCCTTCCAGTGCAGGCATGGTTCCCACTCTGCCTCTTTCAACACCTTCAGGATCTCTTCCACCAGAATGTTGCTCCCTTCTTCAGACAGATGCAGCCCATCCCTGCAACACAAAAGTTATTGACTTCTTATTCAGGCCGGCGACAAGAACAAACAGCAAACAACTCACGTGAAGCATGCAGTCATCCAGTCCTCCCTCTTCTGCATGGCATGCCAGAGATCAACCACCTTCAGGTTCATCTCCTCGCACAGAGCTACGCAGGCGTCAGAGTACAGACGGCAGGTTTCGTTGGTCCGGACGATCTCACTCAGTATAGTACTGCTGCACACATAATATGTTCAGTTCCATGTGTTATATTATACTGCAACAAGCCTGGATTCACCACACAATTGATCTCTCACCTGGTTGAGTTTTGAAGCATCTCCTCGTTCAGAGGTGGGCAGCTCAGGAAAATGACTCGTGTCTTCTCAGAGAGGCTCTGACCACAAAGGCAAACCAACTGTCAAACACCTAGCTACTGGTGCACCACCATTCCAGGAACATCTTGCTAATCAACGCTCTACCTTTAGGTGTTCTGCAATCTTTCTCATGTTCCCTATGTACTCATCTAGCGGTACATGAGGCCCGAGTCCAGAAGAATGAGCAGCAATGGAGTCGTTTCCACCAAAGTAAACTATTACCAAAGACGGCTGCACTGCTGAATCCTATGGCAAATGGAGAGTAGAAAATCAGTTAAAATTTGGACGACAGACAGCTAATTTTTTAATATCATCAAATATTATTTTGTAAATTGGATTAGAATCATTACATCATAGTATTGGTCCTTGAGAACGTACACGTGTGTCATCATATAGATAGGTAACTAAAAACCACTGAAATTTTCCATTACTTTTTTAACAGAGGTAAACCCAGCTTTTATAGAAAGCTTAAAACGTAACTGAAAATCTTCATTATGGTATGATAAACAAGTTAAAGAGTGGTCAAGTAATCAGCAGTTTATCATAATGCCGTTAGCTAAGACTAATGGAAGAAATAGGCTTGAAGGGAAGAAGCAGACTTCCACTTGTTAGAAAAACTGCATAGAAGAGGATTATATTACTTAGGCAGTAGCAGTTATCAATGATTAAAAAACAGGACCAAAACTGTAAGAAATTTATGTGCCCCAAAATGACATTTTGTAGAGAGAAATGTAATTGTTAAAATAGAGACACACAAACAAAATTGGAGATCCGGACCATATATACCTTAGGGAACACTTTGTCCATCACTTGAACAGCCCGCCTTGTGTTCCAGCCGATATATCCTCTTAGCAGGATATCAGCCTGAATGAATAGCAAGCAGAAATAAGCATTACTGAAGTAAAAAAACATTGCTAGCTAGGTACTTTCATTCACCAATAAATTGACCCGAAGATTAATTTGACATAAGATGTGAATAATTGAGTTTACCAACCGGTTGCCCTAGTGAGATGACAAAATAAAAACTCAGGACACCGTGTTATACACTAGTTATTTGTGTGTGATTTTATAATAACAAGAATGAAAGTTCCACAAAGAAACCAGTTAACCAGAAGCTGAATCTAGTGACCAAACCAAACTGTGCAATATACTTGTATTTTAAAAATTATACGCTTCCAATGTATGTCTCTTCTTCTACTTCTTTTTAAAAAGTTGGGTTGAGTGACCTTTCATATGTATATAGTGGAATGTTATTATATAAAAATAGCTGGGCCACCATATTTATAAAGTTGTCCTAGTGGTATGTTCTTTCCAGTTTGATAAAACCAGATGCAAATGTAATTATCTGTCATGACGGAAAATGTGCAGTTTTATTTCCAGGCGTAAACTCGTTTGGTGCAGAGATTTTCCTAGTCCAGATCTTTTGCTTTCCAAACATATATGTACTTTAAGATGAAGTGGCCAATTTTTGTCATAGGCATTTTAAAGATGCTATCAGATAGCATGTCTTACAGAATCAATTAGCAGTAATATACATAGTCAACAGAGAGCAGGTTATCATGCCTAACTAGATACGAATGAAGATATATATCAAATCAAGATAATAAACAAGAAGTTTCCATTTCAGGACATGCATGCAAAATACAAAAAGTATCCTTGATAGGAAGGCATAGCATAGAAGGCATATTGAATAGGAAGGCATAGCATAGAAGGCCCAAATTGGGTCCAAATTGAGAATTCCACTGTTTAGTCCTTTTTTTTCCAGTCTCCATGACCTTCCTCTGAGTTGAAGTTAAAGAGCTTGGCATGTTCCTTCACTTTTGTGTTAGTCATTGTAGGGATCAAAGGAAGCAGGGATCTAGACTTTGTTATAACTGGTGCCGTTCTATCCTTTAAAACACAGGCTAGGTATATATCGTTTTGGGAAGCAGATGTACAGTACTGTGCAAACAACAATTGCTAGCTGACTGAATAATGGAGAAGTGGAGATGGCCGGACTCCATTCAAATTCAAGACGGTGAGAGTTGGTGGCGTGAATAATGGAACAGGGTACATTAATTCGTGCAGAACCAGTAATTTAACTTGTCTGACGACTGCCTGCCCGATTGCTAGCTGTTTGGTTCAAGTTACGGTTGAAGCACGAAAGGATGCACCATGAACAGACTAACCAAcagaaacagagagagagaggaaatctGTCTCTTCATCTCGATCtctcaccgccaccaccgtcgccgGCAAGGAGAGAAAAGCAAAGACGCACAGCACAGATATGATGCAGCAGCAGGCGTAGCGTCGTACCTTGCGGGCGTAGATGTCGGCAAGCGCGGCGCCCCATCCGCCGTTGCTGAAGCTGTACTGCACGATGGAGGAGCCGAAGAGCACGAAGAGGGGACGGCCTCCAAGCATCGTCCTCCTATCTTCTTCCTTGGGCGTCTCGTCTGGTTCTCCGATCCGCGCCGGCCGCCTACCGATCCGGGACCCCTTTGCCTCCCTTGGTCCCTGATGGCCTGACCGATCAACCTCGATCGATCTACTctgctcttctctctctcttcggTTTGGAGATCGACCTGTGCTATAGCTGCAAGCTGCTATGGTGATGATCCATGGATGGATGCAATGGATGGAATCCAGAAGAATGCAGCAAGGAGTAGGATAGGATGGGATGGATCCGAGTCGGAGGAGACACTAGACAGGAAGTAGCTGGAGCTATGAATGAACGTACGTACTCAGTATAGCTTACTAGTGCACCACCCACTGCGGCCTACTCCTAGCTACTTTCATTAGCTTACTGCGGGCGTAATTGCGGCCGCTGGCGCTAGCTGCTGTGCTGGGTCACACACATTACAGTCGTCAGTCGTCACACTATTTTTATCTAGAAAAATTACAAAATTAAAATCCTAAAATCTAGTTTAATGTTTTTAAAAACATAGAAACAATATTTTAGCTCATAAATTATCagacaaatttcatatttttcctaaaataaATCATGCTCCATCTTATGGTACTTAGATTGAAATTATTTGAAAACGTTCTGTAAACTTTTTTTTGTGTTTATTGGCTGACAATACGGTAGATACTCTCGTTATCAGGCGCGTCCCGGCAAAATATGAGGCCCAGTTCGAAACAAATAAATGGAGGCCTAATATCTAGTGCCAAAAAAATTATGGCAAATATCAATATATTACTTATATTGCTAAGTATAGCAGTGTAGACCAATGATTATACCTGTTGTGCAACCATCATTTGAAAAAAGATATTCTTTTAGCATTCTTTGAAATGAAATCTTCAATAATATACTCATAATCAATCTTCCCTAGCATGCCACTCTTAAGTGCTATTGCCGCCAATGCATTAACTAGTAGATGCTCTTGTATCTGTTATAACAAGTCTAGGTCGATGGCTGCATGACCCGAACTAAGAAAAAAGTATGGTGGCTTTGATGACCAAGTTTCACGTGATGATATGACTATATCATACTTGATCCTATTTAGATCATGTTTGATACAACCACACGTGTGGTGAGAAAAACGCTTCCTTGAGAAGCGGCGTAATTGGAGAAAAGCGCGGCCAAAATAGACCTAGTCTAAACcagtagcatttttgtgtttaagTGTAAATTGGGGGCTATGAGGAGAACTGTGGCTAGAAAAGACTATAAAAGAAAGCATGTCATTTTAGTTTGTAGTTTTAGCTTATTTTAGCAGTAAGCAGCTTATAAAGTATACTTAGTATGACACATAAGTGTCACTTGATTCTATCTATGACCGtattagcgcgtgtttagttggagggaaatttagaatttggctaccgtagcactttcgtttttatgtgacacttagtgttcaatcatagactaattagccttaaaacgttcgtctcgcaatttctcaccaaactgtgtaattagttttttttcgtctacatttaatgctccatacacatatcgcaagattcgatgtgataggtactgtagcactttttgggaagttATTTTACAACTAAACACTGGCTTAGTGTAGAAAACATAAAGTGTTGTCTGACTCATAGGTATCACTCCACAAACATAAGTAATATAgacacaatttttttttaaaaaaaagcaaaCAAGTAATAGATAACGAGCAGGGGCGTCTCTGGGGCCGTGCGACCGAATAGGGCCCCCAAAAATCATGGGCCCTAAGATTTACTAAGTATCATAAGTATATACAATAATTTTAGGCTTTGTTTTAATTAGTAAATCAGCCACAACTGTCTTATTTGGCCCATAAATGTGGCCTGCTGGAGTACAAGATAGACTGggggccagtttagttccaattttttttggcaaaatggaCATTGTAgctttttcgttgttatttgataaatagtgtccaatcatagtctaattaggcttaaaagattcgtctcgtggatttcgtctaaactgtgtaattagttttattttttatttatatttaatacttcatgcatgcgtctaaagatttaatgtgatagaaaatatgaaaaattttgcaaaatttttgggaactaaactgggcctggGTTGTTTGCTTCCCAGCCACACCTCGCCACCGCCGCAGCTGAGGGAGCCATACCCATGCAGGCCTGTTTGGTCTATTATTAGCCTTGCCTTCCGCAACGTAGGTCTCGTTTAGACTgaggttagaaatcagtatttggtactgtagcatttttatttgtatttgataattattattcaatcatggcctaactaggcttaaaagattcgtctcataatttacaatcaaactgtgtaattagttattttttatctatatttaatactccatgcatgtgtctaaagatttgatatgataaaaagagagagtgaaaaaacttgcaatctaaacaaggccgtagAAGTAGTGCTAGAAAAATTGTGGGTCCCATGACAGAAAACGGGCACCATGTTTGAAGTGCTACAGTGTACTCGAAAGCTAGGCATCGCAGCCATCTTTAGTCTGGGACCACATGATAAGATAAAGTATTACCCACCATCAACACCAAACAGCAGCGCGAGGGTCACTACACCGGTAAAATAATATTGTTTAATATCTGAGCATTGGTAGGCAGCGGAACAAGTAGTTTCACCGCTTCGAGATTTTAAAGCACCGGTGAAAAGATAGTATTATAGTTGCAGTGTAAAGAGCGGCTCTTAAATCATCTCTCTTCGTTTCAAGCGTTACTTAGGCGCAACACTGCGGAAGGCCTAGGCCGCCATAACTTTTCATACTTGCCTGCAATAGTATTTTTCGCCACTTGTGGCGCTGGTTTTCTTCGCCTCTGGCGTGGTGCGTGTTGGCTGGGAACCAAGCAGCCCATAAGTAAAAAGCACATGAGTTCATAGAACACTCAAAGTAGTTCCAATCAAAGCATGAAAGTGGTTTCATAATCTTCTGAGCTAAAAtattttttctaagattaaacTAAGTTTTACTAATTTTtaattgcataacttttcgaaTAAAAGAATATGAAAAGAATCCAGGTGATGTCGTGACAGACAAATTCATGATATAAAAGCATAAATAAACAATTTTAGAAATTAAAGAGGATAAAATCTAGTTTTACCAATTAGAGGGGAACTGTATTGTTAGATAGTTGATGAGATGGCCAAATGGACTTTCTTTTTTAACAGAAGCAAATTAACAGCCAACAGATGGGAGCCCAAGACTCGTGATAATAGAATTGATGGAATATTCGTTATTTTGTGTTTGTGTtctgcagcactacttcagcagtactttttagcgaacgaacaatgtttttttttcacaacatttcagcataagcataagcataagctaactttcagcgaaacgaacagagtGGTCTCTGAACTGATTATATAGGGTACTCCATattaaaaaataaagtcgtttggACAGCGATATTATCTCCAAAGtataactttgacttcttatttttataaaaatatttatcaaaattGATATacgtatatttt from Miscanthus floridulus cultivar M001 chromosome 11, ASM1932011v1, whole genome shotgun sequence includes these protein-coding regions:
- the LOC136494209 gene encoding GDSL esterase/lipase WDL1-like isoform X2; the encoded protein is MLGGRPLFVLFGSSIVQYSFSNGGWGAALADIYARKADILLRGYIGWNTRRAVQVMDKVFPKDSAVQPSLVIVYFGGNDSIAAHSSGLGPHVPLDEYIGNMRKIAEHLKSLSEKTRVIFLSCPPLNEEMLQNSTSTILSEIVRTNETCRLYSDACVALCEEMNLKVVDLWHAMQKREDWMTACFTDGLHLSEEGSNILVEEILKVLKEAEWEPCLHWKAIATEFAEDSPFDLVSSSGDATVNPSEWSIHRKIPWD
- the LOC136494209 gene encoding GDSL esterase/lipase WDL1-like isoform X1; protein product: MLGGRPLFVLFGSSIVQYSFSNGGWGAALADIYARKADILLRGYIGWNTRRAVQVMDKVFPKDSAVQPSLVIVYFGGNDSIAAHSSGLGPHVPLDEYIGNMRKIAEHLKSLSEKTRVIFLSCPPLNEEMLQNSTSSTILSEIVRTNETCRLYSDACVALCEEMNLKVVDLWHAMQKREDWMTACFTDGLHLSEEGSNILVEEILKVLKEAEWEPCLHWKAIATEFAEDSPFDLVSSSGDATVNPSEWSIHRKIPWD